CCCAATGCCGCGCCTTTGTATGCATTATCGCTTAGCCACACTCGCTTATCGCGAGTCGAAAAGGCGTTAAGTTATATCCATCGGCATTATGGTGAGTCAGTTGAGGTAGATACCTTAGCGGGGCTGGTGAACATGAGCCCATCGGCATTTCATCGTTGCTTCAAAGAGGTAACGGCCTCTTCACCGATTCAATATTTGAAGAAAATTAGATTAACGCGCGCGAAAGAACTACTTCAAGCCCAGCGGTTAAAAGTAAAAGATGTGGCCTCGCAAGTTGGCTATGAAAGCAGCGCGCAATTTAGCCGAGAGTTTAAACGTTACTTCGACCAAAGCCCCGGTGATTGTGCACGCCAATAACAGACATAAGGCTACAATAATGATCCCAACCAGTATCACGTTTTTTGAATACCTAACCCCGCTGGTGGCCAGCGGCGCTAAAACCATCACCATTCGAGATGCGTCAGAAAATCACTACGTACCCGGTACGCAAGTGGAAGTCTTCACCCTTGAGACCCATCAAAAGGTCTGTGATATTACTATTTTGTCAGTTGAGCCCTTGGCGTTTGATGACATTAATGAGTTCCATGCTGAGCAAGAAAGCCTGCCTCTGGATGAGCTAAAACAGATTATTCAACAGGTTTACCCAAACCAACAATCCTTGTTTATGATTTCATTTGAGTTGGTTTAGGAGAGTTGATCTGAACCCACTAAATTTGGGCGTTAGTTTTTTGAGGATAAACGTTGATTCTATATAAATATATGTCGTTTAAAGCGGCTATTTCAGTTATTGAAAACTCATCACTCGGCTTCTCTTGCTTAGAAGATCTGAATGATCCATTTGAGTGTACAGCCTTTGGTTTTGATGAGTGTGGTGACTCATTCGTAACCACAACAATGGCTACAAATGCTTGTAAAAATCGTTTTTCAAGAAACTATGGTGTGCTGTCACTTACTAGGCAACCATTGAATTCGTTAATGTGGGCTCACTATGGGGACGAACACCAAGGCGTAGTAATTGGCTTTGATGTCAAATTAGCTGGATTTACTGATGAAGATGCATGCGTCATACCCTGTCAGTATGGTGAAATCGTCTATTCGGCAACTAAGCCACATAAAAATTTGTCTACTTTAAGTAGTGAAGAATTGATGAGTATAGGAAATGGCATCAAATTTAACTCTGATGCCTTTAATTTAGTCAAAAGGGCATTTTTGTACAAATCTATTGAATGGAGCTACGAAGAAGAAATTCGAGTTGTTAAGGATATATCAGCTCTACCGTTTAGCTACCATGTCGGTAAGGGACGCAGTAACGCTTGGAATAAAATCTCGGTAGCAGGGCGTCCATTGTATTGTTTGGATATACCAGAAAATGCTGTTAAGGAAATATATTTAGGTCGGCATATATATAAAAATGTAACTAAAAAGAACGATTTCTCCGATGATGAACTTAAAGAGATCCTTCTTTCATGGGGACGCAAAGATTTAAAATTATTACAATGTCAGCCAGATGTACACTCATGGCAATTAATAGCTGAAAAATCAATCAACAAAGCTAACGAGTAAAGATAAGCCGCGTTCTTGTCCCAAGTGTGGAACAAGCCTGAGTGATACCTTTATAGTGTAAATATCGAAATTAGCGGGGGCTGAATAAGCTTAATCGAAGAGATAAATTATTAGGTGTAAGCGCGGCTGTGGCCGTCGATGGCATGGATGCCATCGTTGAGCTTACACGGACGTACTTGCAGCGTGTCACAGAAGTGCTTACACATAAGGTTGGCCCCTTCACATCTATGCCACCACATATGCCACTACAGCTCGCGACATTCGTAATTAATGGGCAGAGTAAAATTTAAAAAGGGAATTAAACCGCGCATGTGATTGAATGGCATCTTCTTCCTCTTCTTTCCTAAATGTCGTGCTCAATGATTGTTTTCGAGGTTAGCCGACAATTTGATATCACTAATGGTCAAAATTTACGCTGTGCTCCAACTTTCATGTGCTGCGGGCGTTAGTTTCCGGATTAATATCGCATGTTCAACTTACTGTACAAGTACCTGAGTGAAGATTATACTTGTTCCATTAACTGTACATGTGGAGGCTCTTATGAGAATCGTATCTTTTACTGAAGCGAGAAATGGTCTTAAAGCTGTTTTGGATGGTGTCGTTAATGATGCCGATACAACAATTATTACGCGTCGTGATTCTGAAGATGCAGTGGTAATGTCTTTAGACTATTACAACAGCCTTATGGAGACGGTTCACTTACTACGCTCTCCTCAAAACGCTGAGCATCTAAATCGTTCAATAGCTCAGTACCGTGCAGGTAAAACAACGGCACGAGAGTTAATTGATGAGTAGTAGCCAACGTGTACTGTCATGGACTGATGACGCCTGGGATGATTACTTGTATTGGCAAACTCAAGACAAGAAAACTCTCAAGCGCATCAACAAACTTATCAATGATGTTAAGCGCTCTCCATTTGAGGGTATCGGCAAACCAGAGCCGTTGAAAGAGAACCTAGCTGGTTTTTGGTCTCGTCGAATTGATGATACTAATAGGCTTGTTTACGTGGTCGATGATCAAGCAATAACGGTAATTTCGTGTCGTTACCACTACTAAATCAGGTTCAGCGGTCGGACACCTAACGGATAAGGATAGGCCGCGCGTATTGCTTACACATAAGGTTGTCCCCTTCACATCTATGCCACCACATATGCCACTAGAGCTCACGACATTCGTAATTAGTGTGGCCGAAGCACCACGATTTATCTCAGGCATTGAGGCTACAAAAACATTATCGATATTGAGTTACTCAATAACGACTCATACTTTATTTGCATTGAGGCTATCGAGAAGGGCTGTTAGCTTTGCCAGTGAGGAATCGGGATTTTGCAAAGTTGCTTCAATTGTTCGATATATTAATAGTTGCTAAAACATGACCTGCTTAACAAATAAGCATTAAAAATCCTGTTAGTTTACCTTTCGGTTTACATAGCGTTGTCTACTTCACATCTTATCTATATCTAAAGTGGTATTTTTAGGCTCCGCTAACGGGATATGTTTTTTACTGCTTTGTAATCAACGATTTTGCTTTCAAGCTTTGCTCACTAGGATTTCTATGTCTTCTATTATTCAATCAACATCTGATGCGTTGATTACACCTTATCAATCTAACATTACGGTTCCAAACTGGATGGTCAGTTCAATGGAAAAAGTAATGCAGTATTACGTTGATAAAAATTTACGTTTAGACACGATCTCGACTGACAGAATGCCAAAGCCGGTTGAAGGGCGTAAGTACATGCTTTATGCGCATATTCCGTTTTGTCATACCCTGTGTTCATTTTGTACTTTTCATCGATTTTTATTCCGTGAAGATAAAGCGCGTGAGTACTTTATTGCATTGCGTAAAGAAATGCAGATGGCCAAAGATTTAGGGTATCAGTTTGACTCTATGTACATTGGCGGCGGTACAACAACCGTACTGGAAGATGAGTTAGCAAGAACCATTGAGCACGCCAAAACCCTATTTCCTGACATCAAAGAAGTGTCTTGTGAGTCAGACCCACAGCATTTAGCTAACCCTGAGTTTAAACAACTAAAAGGGTTAGTCGACAGAATGTCGATTGGGGTGCAAAGCTTCAATGATGATATTTTGAAAATGACCGACCGCTTAGAAAAGTTTGGCACGGGTCAGCAAACTTTTGACCGTATCATGGCGGCAAAAGAATTGTTTCCAATCATCAATGTTGATTTGATCTTTGGTTTTAGAGGGCAAACTGACGAGGTTATCCAAGCGGATTTAGATATGGCATCTAAGCTAGATCCTCGCCAAATTACCACTTATCCTTTGATGATAACGCATCAAACCCGAAAGAGTGTTAAAGGTACCTTAGCAGCTCCGCATGGTGAAATGGTTAATCAATATCGTCAGATTTTAAATAGATTAACAGGTCAATATACTCAGTTATCTGCATGGGCTTTTGGTAAAGCAAATAATGAGGGCTTTGACGAGTATGTGATCGATCATGATGAATACTTAGGTGTGGGGTCTGGATCATTCAGCTTTTTAAATGACACCTTGTATGTGAATACTTTCTCATTGAAAAAATACCAAGAGCGTATTGCCCAAGGTCGTATGGCAGTCGAGCAGCAAAAGTTTTATCACAAAAAAGAAGTGATGCAATATCGTTTTCTGTTAGGCATGTTTTCAGGTCGATTATCACGTAAATATTTTCGTGATGAATTTGGGGTGAACCTTGATACCGCATTATTTAAAGAAATGAGCTCGATGAAGGCCATAGGGGCAATCAAAAATGACCCCGCACATCCAGACCGCTTAATAGTGACCGATAACGGTAAAATGATGGGGCTGTTGATGATGAAAGAGTTTTATTCCGGTATGGATAACGTTCGCGCTCAGTTACGTCAGCCCTTAACCGACTTAGATATGTAGCAAGACCGCTAAGATTAAAAAGGCAGTGAACAACACTGCCTTTTTGTTATACTCAAATTCATTATTTTTCTGACGACTCAGCTATGGCCAATATTCTGCTTCTCGCTAATATCAATTGTGACCGTATTTTACGTTTGAATAAACCACTTCAATCGGGATGTCGCTATCATTACCAAGATGGCGGATTACGTCTTGGCGGCGGCGGGGCGAATACCGGTATTGGTTTAGTTTGGGCACAACATAATGTGTCTCTGGTTAGTGAAGTGGGTAATGATGATATTGGTGATTGGATTGTGGCCCAAGCCAGTACCCAAGGTTTAGATTGTCGTATGGTACAGCGTTTTGAAGGGAATACCTGTGAAATGCTGTTGGTTATGACTCCAGACGGCGAACGAACCATTATTCGCCCAGAAAGACCTATTTTTGAATTGCACCACCAACCTAACTGGCAACATTGGCAGGCGTTTTACATTAATACTTCTGCAGTGGGCACAGAAACATGGGCGCAGGCAGCCATTAATGCAGGGCATACGCTGGTGGTTGCACAACTTGCCAAAGATGAGCGCAGCCGCCCTTGCCATATATTAATTGCTTCCATCACTGATATGCAGGGACGTTGCTTGCAACATCCTTGGCAGTTTGCCAAACAAATTTGCGGGGATAAATTACAGCATTTTATTGTCACCGATGGTGAAAATGGTGCAACGGTTTACAGTGCCGATGGCCAACAGCATGTACCAGCAGTTCCTGCCAAAGTGGTAGATACTACTGGGGCTGGCGATAATTATGCTGCAGGTGTTATTCATGGCTTGTGTGCGAATAAATCAATAACCGAAGCCATGGAAGAAGGGGCTCGCTGGGCTGCTTTAGCTGTCGCTACGCCTAGTTCTGTTCCGGGCGCAGGTTTACAGCAATATCTCATTCAGCAGGGATTAGGTTAGCAATACATAGCCGCTAAATTACATTAGCCATTTAGCTGTGTAGTGCTTTTTGCTACCAATCAGAATTTGTCATTGTGCTGTCATATTGATGCGCTATCTTAGCGATACTCTAATAGCATTCCTAAGTGTCAATTGCTTTTATTTTTGGTTGCTGAGTGCGTTCT
This Shewanella aestuarii DNA region includes the following protein-coding sequences:
- the yqfB gene encoding N(4)-acetylcytidine aminohydrolase; translation: MIPTSITFFEYLTPLVASGAKTITIRDASENHYVPGTQVEVFTLETHQKVCDITILSVEPLAFDDINEFHAEQESLPLDELKQIIQQVYPNQQSLFMISFELV
- a CDS encoding DUF2971 domain-containing protein; translation: MILYKYMSFKAAISVIENSSLGFSCLEDLNDPFECTAFGFDECGDSFVTTTMATNACKNRFSRNYGVLSLTRQPLNSLMWAHYGDEHQGVVIGFDVKLAGFTDEDACVIPCQYGEIVYSATKPHKNLSTLSSEELMSIGNGIKFNSDAFNLVKRAFLYKSIEWSYEEEIRVVKDISALPFSYHVGKGRSNAWNKISVAGRPLYCLDIPENAVKEIYLGRHIYKNVTKKNDFSDDELKEILLSWGRKDLKLLQCQPDVHSWQLIAEKSINKANE
- a CDS encoding type II toxin-antitoxin system Phd/YefM family antitoxin; the protein is MRIVSFTEARNGLKAVLDGVVNDADTTIITRRDSEDAVVMSLDYYNSLMETVHLLRSPQNAEHLNRSIAQYRAGKTTARELIDE
- a CDS encoding Txe/YoeB family addiction module toxin; protein product: MSSSQRVLSWTDDAWDDYLYWQTQDKKTLKRINKLINDVKRSPFEGIGKPEPLKENLAGFWSRRIDDTNRLVYVVDDQAITVISCRYHY
- a CDS encoding coproporphyrinogen III oxidase family protein gives rise to the protein MSSIIQSTSDALITPYQSNITVPNWMVSSMEKVMQYYVDKNLRLDTISTDRMPKPVEGRKYMLYAHIPFCHTLCSFCTFHRFLFREDKAREYFIALRKEMQMAKDLGYQFDSMYIGGGTTTVLEDELARTIEHAKTLFPDIKEVSCESDPQHLANPEFKQLKGLVDRMSIGVQSFNDDILKMTDRLEKFGTGQQTFDRIMAAKELFPIINVDLIFGFRGQTDEVIQADLDMASKLDPRQITTYPLMITHQTRKSVKGTLAAPHGEMVNQYRQILNRLTGQYTQLSAWAFGKANNEGFDEYVIDHDEYLGVGSGSFSFLNDTLYVNTFSLKKYQERIAQGRMAVEQQKFYHKKEVMQYRFLLGMFSGRLSRKYFRDEFGVNLDTALFKEMSSMKAIGAIKNDPAHPDRLIVTDNGKMMGLLMMKEFYSGMDNVRAQLRQPLTDLDM
- a CDS encoding PfkB family carbohydrate kinase; this encodes MANILLLANINCDRILRLNKPLQSGCRYHYQDGGLRLGGGGANTGIGLVWAQHNVSLVSEVGNDDIGDWIVAQASTQGLDCRMVQRFEGNTCEMLLVMTPDGERTIIRPERPIFELHHQPNWQHWQAFYINTSAVGTETWAQAAINAGHTLVVAQLAKDERSRPCHILIASITDMQGRCLQHPWQFAKQICGDKLQHFIVTDGENGATVYSADGQQHVPAVPAKVVDTTGAGDNYAAGVIHGLCANKSITEAMEEGARWAALAVATPSSVPGAGLQQYLIQQGLG